A stretch of the Callospermophilus lateralis isolate mCalLat2 unplaced genomic scaffold, mCalLat2.hap1 Scaffold_8674, whole genome shotgun sequence genome encodes the following:
- the LOC143641158 gene encoding olfactory receptor 2L13-like has product MEKWNETSNDFTLLGLFPQNQTGLLLLLLVIFVFVLACLGNSGMTALIFLDPRLHTPMYFLLSQLSLMDLMYISSTVPKMAINFLSGQKSISFLGCGVQSFFFLTMAGSEGLILASMAYDRFVAICNPLHYPIRMSKRLCGKMILGSWTLGSINSLAHTVYALHLPYCRSRAINHFFCDVPAMLPLACVDTWVYEYMVFVSTSLFLLVPFLGINASYGRVLFAVFHMRSKEGRKKAFTTCSAHLTVVTFYYTPFVYTYLRPRSLRSPAEDKILAVFYTILTPMLNPIIYSLRNKEVLGAMRKVCGMLSLRKK; this is encoded by the coding sequence ATGGAGAAATGGAATGAAACATCAAATGATTTTACTTTGTTGGGGTTGTTTCCTCAAAACCAAACTGGCCTACTTCTCTTGCTCCTGGTCATCTTTGTGTTTGTTCTCGCCTGTTTGGGGAACTCAGGAATGACTGCCCTCATCTTCTTGGACCCACGgctccacacccccatgtactttcTCCTCAGCCAGCTCTCCCTCATGGACCTGATGTACATTTCCTCCACGGTCCCCAAGATGGCCATCAACTTCCTCTCTGGCCAGAAGAGCATCTCCTTCCTGGGCTGTGGTGTGCAAAGCTTCTTCTTCCTGACCATGGCTGGCTCAGAAGGTTTAATCCTGGCCtccatggcctatgaccgctttGTGGCCATTTGCAACCCCCTCCACTACCCCATCCGCATGAGTAAGAGGTTGTGTGGGAAGATGATCCTGGGGTCCTGGACACTGGGCTCCATCAACTCCCTGGCACATACTGTCTATGCCCTTCATCTTCCTTATTGCAGGTCCAGGGCCATCAATCATTTCTTCTGTGATGTGCCTGCCATGTTGCCACTGGCCTGTGTAGATACCTGGGTCTATGAGTACATGGTGTTTGTGAGCACAAGCCTGTTTCTCCTTGTTCCTTTCCTTGGCATCAATGCCTCCTATGGACGGGTCCTTTTTGCTGTCTTCCACATGCGCTCAAAAGAGGGAAGAAAAAAGGCCTTCACCACATGCTCAGCACATTTAACTGTGGTGACATTTTACTACACACCTTTTGTCTACACTTACCTCCGTCCCAGGAGTCTCCGCTCCCCAGCAGAGGATAAGATCCTTGCAGTCTTCTACACCATCCTCACCCCCATGCTCAATCCCATCATCTACAGCCTAAGAAACAAAGAGGTGCTGGGGGCCATGAGAAAAGTGTGTGGGATGCTCTCCCTCAGGAAGAAGTGA